The Janthinobacterium lividum genome has a window encoding:
- a CDS encoding type 1 glutamine amidotransferase domain-containing protein — MKKLLISSLLLAAFSTAQAADVLVVLSDADHLELRDGKVFPTGFYLNELMQPVKKLLDAGHTVTFATPQGKAPTLDASSDTVDYFGGDATAHAAHKALLDQLALTVPGRSPVISLKRVEQIGYGHYAAVLVPGGHAPMQDLLKDASLGALLRQFHADGKPTALLCHGPIALLSALPQTGAFVAALEAGRTPAKPAAWIYSGYRMTVISNEEETAAQGSLKGGTMKFYPQSGLQAAGARYVQNQAPWTSNVVVDRELITGQNPASAPALADKLLQALR; from the coding sequence ATGAAAAAATTACTGATCAGCAGCCTGTTGCTGGCCGCCTTTTCCACTGCCCAGGCGGCCGACGTCCTCGTCGTGCTGTCGGATGCGGACCACCTTGAGCTGCGCGACGGCAAGGTCTTCCCGACGGGCTTTTATCTGAATGAATTGATGCAGCCCGTGAAAAAGCTGCTCGATGCGGGCCATACAGTGACTTTTGCCACGCCGCAGGGTAAGGCGCCCACCCTGGACGCCAGCTCGGATACGGTCGATTATTTTGGCGGCGACGCCACCGCGCACGCGGCGCACAAGGCGCTGCTGGACCAGCTGGCGCTGACAGTGCCGGGCCGTTCGCCTGTGATCAGCCTGAAACGGGTGGAGCAGATCGGCTATGGCCACTATGCGGCTGTGCTGGTGCCGGGCGGCCACGCGCCGATGCAGGATCTGTTGAAGGACGCCAGCCTGGGCGCCTTGCTGCGCCAGTTCCATGCGGACGGCAAGCCGACGGCGCTGCTGTGCCATGGCCCCATCGCACTGCTGTCGGCCTTGCCGCAAACGGGAGCATTTGTGGCCGCGCTGGAAGCGGGCCGGACGCCCGCCAAGCCAGCCGCCTGGATCTACAGCGGCTACCGCATGACGGTGATCAGTAATGAGGAAGAGACGGCGGCGCAGGGCTCGCTGAAGGGCGGGACGATGAAGTTTTATCCGCAGTCGGGCTTGCAGGCGGCCGGCGCGCGGTATGTACAGAACCAGGCGCCGTGGACCAGCAACGTCGTGGTCGACCGCGAACTGATCACGGGACAGAACCCCGCCTCGGCGCCGGCTCTGGCAGACAAGCTGCTGCAGGCGCTGCGTTAA
- a CDS encoding histidine kinase: MTSLFFILRITLATMVTYIIATAVLVENFLRYIFGHTEGFFVIVGALLASAVITNAFSHVRRVRLIAGAVNASTLSSRQRRQIEIPFEAGEAFDMIDAAIRELPGSEVVESARDSLQVQARVRRAAPYTHTGLPRMRVLSFLEPRPNQILATVTPNGEAGSVTLICEPARNAWTDWFLVDHGSNLENAEAVTRAMTRRVAQRRRGEQAEARQTVTEKELTVAKLSLLHAQVEPHFLYNTLASAQLLTRSDPVRADEMLGNLILYLRHSLPRTEQSMSTLGTELERARAYLDILKIRMGGRLNLQIEVPQYLRQAELPPMMLQTLVENAIKHGLEPKSGGGTIWIMARSGNGTVIVTVADDGKGFSDDGAGTGIGLRNVRERLRLTYGAAASFSILANFPDGVTATITVPDSTAQGVSYASA, from the coding sequence ATGACTAGCCTCTTCTTTATCCTGCGCATCACCCTGGCCACGATGGTCACGTACATCATCGCCACGGCGGTCCTGGTCGAGAATTTCCTGCGCTATATCTTCGGGCATACGGAAGGCTTCTTTGTCATCGTCGGCGCACTGTTGGCCAGCGCCGTCATCACGAATGCGTTTTCGCACGTGCGGCGCGTGCGCCTGATCGCCGGCGCCGTCAATGCCAGCACCCTGTCGAGCCGCCAGCGGCGCCAGATCGAGATCCCGTTCGAGGCGGGCGAGGCGTTCGACATGATCGACGCGGCCATCCGCGAACTGCCGGGCAGCGAAGTGGTCGAAAGCGCGCGTGACAGCCTGCAGGTGCAGGCCCGCGTGCGCCGCGCCGCGCCCTACACGCACACGGGCTTGCCCCGCATGCGCGTGCTGAGTTTCCTTGAGCCGCGGCCGAACCAGATCCTCGCCACCGTCACGCCGAATGGCGAGGCGGGCAGCGTGACCCTGATCTGCGAGCCGGCGCGCAATGCCTGGACCGACTGGTTCCTCGTCGACCATGGCAGCAACCTGGAAAACGCGGAAGCGGTGACGCGGGCAATGACGCGCCGGGTGGCGCAGCGCCGTCGCGGCGAACAGGCCGAGGCGCGCCAGACGGTGACGGAAAAGGAACTCACGGTGGCCAAGCTGAGCCTGCTGCATGCGCAGGTCGAGCCGCACTTCCTGTACAACACCCTGGCCAGCGCGCAACTGCTCACGCGCAGCGATCCCGTGCGCGCCGACGAGATGCTGGGCAACCTCATCCTGTACCTGCGCCACTCGCTGCCGCGCACGGAACAATCGATGTCGACCCTGGGCACGGAACTGGAACGGGCGCGCGCCTATCTCGATATCCTGAAAATTCGCATGGGCGGACGCCTGAACCTGCAGATCGAGGTACCGCAATACCTGCGCCAGGCGGAGTTGCCGCCGATGATGCTGCAAACCCTGGTGGAAAACGCCATCAAGCATGGCCTGGAGCCGAAAAGCGGCGGCGGCACCATCTGGATCATGGCGCGCAGTGGCAACGGTACGGTGATCGTCACGGTGGCCGACGACGGCAAGGGTTTCAGCGACGACGGCGCCGGCACGGGCATCGGCTTGCGCAATGTGCGCGAACGCCTGCGCCTGACTTATGGTGCGGCCGCGTCGTTTTCCATCCTCGCCAATTTCCCCGATGGCGTGACGGCCACCATCACGGTGCCCGACAGCACGGCGCAAGGAGTCTCCTATGCATCAGCCTGA
- a CDS encoding PEP-CTERM sorting domain-containing protein (PEP-CTERM proteins occur, often in large numbers, in the proteomes of bacteria that also encode an exosortase, a predicted intramembrane cysteine proteinase. The presence of a PEP-CTERM domain at a protein's C-terminus predicts cleavage within the sorting domain, followed by covalent anchoring to some some component of the (usually Gram-negative) cell surface. Many PEP-CTERM proteins exhibit an unusual sequence composition that includes large numbers of potential glycosylation sites. Expression of one such protein has been shown restore the ability of a bacterium to form floc, a type of biofilm.) translates to MKKNLLCAMLLVAGISAAHAQPTTWDFTYQGFVNAATGVFDSDATFHGSFSGEDRNADSVITVDELSYFLTQGHLFLPFRIGQYGCNASSYLRCEVKNFSYTLEGKLNYATKTDGHDEGPNSWYSQAVIGSYFLKGGGNYWKGTQWENRYNWSDQTTFTISPAPVPEPTVALMLPAGLALMYLARVRRRKTSTEAGLTGLSVASIQPSRNLRGRSPH, encoded by the coding sequence ATGAAAAAGAACCTGTTGTGCGCCATGCTACTTGTCGCTGGAATATCTGCTGCCCATGCGCAGCCGACGACGTGGGATTTTACCTATCAAGGCTTTGTCAACGCGGCTACTGGCGTATTCGATTCCGATGCGACGTTCCACGGTAGCTTTAGCGGGGAGGACAGAAATGCGGACAGCGTGATTACAGTTGATGAGCTGAGCTATTTCCTCACCCAGGGTCACCTGTTTTTGCCTTTCCGGATAGGCCAATATGGATGCAATGCTTCCTCCTACCTCCGGTGTGAAGTCAAAAATTTCAGTTATACGCTGGAAGGTAAACTGAACTATGCAACCAAGACTGATGGCCATGATGAAGGTCCGAACTCCTGGTATAGCCAGGCCGTTATCGGCAGTTACTTCCTCAAAGGTGGGGGAAATTATTGGAAGGGAACACAATGGGAAAATCGTTATAACTGGTCCGACCAGACGACCTTCACGATTTCCCCGGCGCCCGTTCCTGAGCCAACGGTCGCGTTGATGCTGCCCGCCGGCCTGGCACTCATGTACCTTGCGCGGGTACGCCGCCGTAAGACTTCTACTGAAGCAGGGCTTACCGGTTTGAGCGTCGCCTCTATTCAGCCGTCTCGAAACCTTCGAGGACGTTCACCACATTGA
- a CDS encoding LytTR family DNA-binding domain-containing protein: protein MHQPEMSCVIAEDETLLRDALVALLAEEWPALRIVAACDDGGAALDAIATLRPDVAFLDIRMPGLTGLEVAAGALDASPGTQVVFVTAYDQYAIDAFDKGAVDYLLKPIARERLQATLQRVQARAGKTQVDDGALAGLLQQLSSALPAAAKSPPLVWLTASSGKDTRLIMVEDIAYFQSDTKYTAVMTADGEALLRKPIRELLDVLDPAIFKQIHRSTIVNMKMVASVTRDEVGRGALRLKTRPETLAVSQPFMALFRNM from the coding sequence ATGCATCAGCCTGAGATGAGCTGCGTCATCGCCGAAGACGAAACCCTGTTGCGCGACGCACTCGTGGCCCTGCTGGCCGAAGAGTGGCCGGCACTGCGCATCGTCGCCGCCTGCGACGACGGCGGCGCGGCGCTCGACGCCATCGCCACCCTGCGACCCGACGTCGCCTTCCTGGATATCCGCATGCCGGGCTTGACGGGGCTGGAAGTGGCGGCCGGTGCGCTCGACGCCAGTCCGGGCACGCAGGTGGTGTTCGTTACCGCCTACGACCAGTACGCGATCGATGCCTTCGACAAGGGCGCCGTCGATTACTTATTGAAACCCATAGCCCGCGAGCGCCTGCAAGCGACCTTGCAGCGTGTGCAGGCACGGGCCGGCAAGACTCAGGTGGATGACGGCGCGCTGGCCGGCTTGCTGCAGCAATTGAGCAGCGCCTTGCCGGCGGCCGCCAAGTCGCCGCCGCTGGTGTGGCTGACGGCCAGCAGCGGCAAGGATACGCGCCTGATCATGGTGGAGGACATCGCCTATTTTCAGTCCGACACCAAGTACACGGCTGTCATGACGGCGGATGGCGAGGCGCTGCTGCGCAAGCCGATCCGCGAACTACTCGATGTGCTCGACCCGGCCATTTTCAAGCAGATCCACCGCTCCACCATCGTCAACATGAAGATGGTGGCATCCGTCACGCGCGACGAGGTGGGACGCGGCGCCTTGCGTCTGAAAACGCGGCCGGAAACCCTGGCCGTGAGCCAGCCGTTCATGGCGCTGTTCCGTAATATGTAG
- a CDS encoding organic hydroperoxide resistance protein, translating to MSIKQVLYRAQATATGGREGRAVSSDNVLDVKLTTPKELGGNGAVGTNPEQLFAAGYSACFIGAMKFVGGRDKIALPADLSIEGNVGIGAIDTGFGIEVELKISLPGMERAAAEALVAAAHIVCPYSNATRGNIDVTLTIV from the coding sequence ATGTCGATCAAACAAGTCCTGTACCGCGCCCAAGCTACCGCCACCGGAGGCCGCGAAGGCCGTGCCGTCTCGTCCGACAATGTGCTGGACGTCAAGCTGACCACGCCAAAAGAACTGGGCGGCAATGGCGCCGTCGGCACCAATCCGGAGCAGCTGTTTGCCGCTGGCTACTCGGCCTGCTTCATCGGCGCCATGAAATTCGTCGGCGGCCGCGACAAGATCGCCCTGCCAGCGGACCTGTCCATCGAAGGTAACGTCGGCATCGGCGCCATCGACACGGGCTTCGGCATCGAAGTGGAACTGAAAATTTCGCTGCCAGGCATGGAACGCGCCGCCGCCGAAGCGCTGGTCGCCGCCGCCCACATCGTCTGCCCATACTCGAACGCCACGCGCGGCAACATCGACGTCACGCTGACGATCGTGTAA